In a genomic window of bacterium:
- a CDS encoding PepSY domain-containing protein, translating to MNTRMWIVLGVLGVVSMLALPVLAQSYAPPYGMPGPGHMGQSQAATWQPVSIEQAEKIARQVLARGGYSGLTLDEIQEFSNNFYVAVKYKTSGQGAFEFLIDRSTGFVHPEPQTMMWNTQFGHMAGRGGPGMMGGSSGYGPGGMMGGGSGYGPGGTTGGGMMGSYGYGPGGQRGPGVGPGSATTAQPQITATRAKTIAQSFLTAQLPGTKVRNVDTFPGYYTLDVTRDGKVVGMLSVNAYTGQVWYHRWHGTFVQEKELN from the coding sequence ATGAACACGCGGATGTGGATCGTCCTGGGAGTGCTCGGCGTCGTGAGCATGCTCGCGCTTCCGGTGCTGGCACAGTCGTACGCACCGCCGTACGGGATGCCGGGGCCGGGCCACATGGGGCAGAGCCAAGCAGCGACCTGGCAACCGGTCTCGATCGAACAGGCGGAGAAGATCGCCCGCCAAGTCCTGGCGCGAGGCGGCTATAGCGGCCTGACGCTGGACGAGATCCAGGAGTTCTCCAACAATTTCTACGTGGCGGTGAAGTACAAGACCAGCGGTCAGGGCGCGTTTGAGTTCCTGATTGACCGGTCCACGGGGTTCGTGCATCCTGAGCCGCAGACGATGATGTGGAACACCCAGTTTGGGCACATGGCAGGCCGGGGCGGCCCGGGCATGATGGGCGGCAGTTCCGGGTACGGCCCTGGCGGGATGATGGGCGGCGGCTCTGGCTACGGTCCCGGTGGCACGACAGGCGGCGGGATGATGGGTAGCTATGGCTATGGCCCCGGCGGCCAGCGGGGACCGGGCGTGGGCCCCGGGTCCGCGACAACGGCGCAGCCCCAGATCACGGCGACGCGAGCCAAGACGATCGCGCAGTCGTTCCTCACCGCTCAACTGCCCGGGACAAAGGTGCGCAACGTCGACACCTTCCCCGGGTACTACACGCTTGATGTGACCCGCGACGGCAAGGTCGTCGGGATGCTGAGCGTAAACGCCTACACCGGCCAAGTCTGGTATCATCGCTGGCACGGGACCTTTGTCCAGGAGAAGGAGCTCAACTGA
- the cysS gene encoding cysteine--tRNA ligase: protein MDLADGGRRPVTLRVYSSLARRKEQFETVHPGEARMYVCGPNVYGPSHVGHAMSYVVFDVVRRYLTYRGYRVRFIQNFTDIEDRIIETAAAEGTTIEALAERYIARFLAEMDGLGVRHAEAYPRATQAIPKMIEVIRVLESRGLAYAAGGDVFFRVTAFPGYGRLSGRSLDEMMAGARIDVDARKEHPMDFVLWKAAKPGEPAWDSPWGRGRPGWHIECTAMSIEHLGPQLDIHGGGQDVVFPHHENEIAQSEGYTGKPFVRYWMHNGLLRLTGGPEKMTRHLGGIITIREALDRYHPDTLRVFFLSSHYRNPLTWTDEALAAAAGGAERLRTARENAEDLLALTAAPASDAPEVAGALGALAEAAVSARTVFEASMDDDFGTPGALAGLFDLAASLNRVTDAAVRRRTALSGAGAQTVRTALDTLRELSGVLGLRLVTALTPAQAAALAELARRLSEERPDLFKPEERPDGVGPAEAGPAFVAYIARGRVEARRRKDWAIGDRVRADLSGLGILLEDTPAGFKWRVR, encoded by the coding sequence GTGGATCTGGCCGACGGGGGCCGGCGTCCGGTGACGCTCAGAGTCTACAGCAGCCTGGCACGGCGCAAGGAGCAGTTCGAGACCGTGCATCCCGGCGAGGCGCGCATGTACGTGTGCGGGCCGAACGTGTACGGTCCCTCGCACGTCGGGCACGCTATGTCGTACGTGGTGTTCGACGTCGTCCGCCGCTATCTCACCTACCGCGGCTACCGCGTCCGCTTCATCCAGAACTTCACGGACATCGAGGACCGGATCATCGAGACCGCGGCGGCCGAAGGCACGACCATCGAGGCGCTCGCGGAGCGGTATATCGCGCGGTTCCTGGCGGAGATGGACGGCCTCGGCGTGCGGCACGCAGAGGCGTATCCGCGCGCGACCCAGGCGATCCCAAAGATGATCGAGGTCATCCGGGTGCTCGAGTCCCGGGGCCTGGCCTACGCCGCGGGGGGCGACGTCTTCTTCCGGGTGACCGCGTTCCCGGGGTACGGCCGTCTCTCCGGCCGATCGCTCGACGAAATGATGGCCGGCGCGCGCATCGACGTGGACGCGCGCAAGGAACACCCGATGGACTTCGTGCTGTGGAAGGCGGCGAAGCCCGGCGAGCCGGCGTGGGATAGTCCTTGGGGACGCGGCCGGCCGGGTTGGCACATCGAATGCACGGCGATGTCGATCGAGCACCTCGGCCCGCAGTTGGATATCCACGGCGGGGGACAGGACGTCGTGTTTCCCCATCACGAGAACGAGATCGCGCAGTCGGAGGGCTACACCGGCAAGCCGTTCGTCCGCTACTGGATGCACAACGGCCTGCTGCGCCTCACGGGCGGCCCGGAGAAGATGACGCGCCATCTGGGCGGCATCATCACGATCCGCGAGGCGCTCGACCGCTACCACCCCGACACGCTGCGCGTCTTCTTCCTCTCGTCGCACTACCGCAACCCGCTCACGTGGACGGACGAGGCGCTGGCCGCCGCGGCCGGCGGGGCGGAGCGCCTCCGCACGGCGCGGGAGAACGCGGAGGATCTGCTCGCCCTGACCGCGGCCCCCGCCTCGGATGCGCCGGAGGTCGCGGGCGCGCTCGGTGCGCTCGCGGAGGCCGCCGTGTCTGCCCGGACCGTGTTCGAAGCGTCGATGGACGACGACTTCGGGACGCCCGGGGCGCTCGCGGGGCTCTTCGACCTCGCGGCGTCGCTGAACCGCGTCACCGATGCGGCGGTCCGCCGCCGCACCGCGCTGTCGGGTGCCGGCGCGCAGACCGTTCGCACCGCGCTCGACACGCTGCGTGAACTGTCCGGCGTGCTCGGCCTGCGCCTCGTCACCGCGCTCACGCCGGCGCAGGCGGCCGCGTTGGCGGAGCTTGCGCGCCGCCTCTCGGAGGAGCGGCCGGATCTCTTCAAGCCTGAGGAACGGCCGGACGGCGTCGGGCCGGCGGAGGCCGGGCCGGCCTTCGTCGCCTACATTGCCCGCGGCCGGGTGGAGGCGCGCCGGCGCAAGGACTGGGCGATCGGCGATCGCGTACGGGCCGATCTCTCCGGACTCGGCATCCTGCTCGAGGACACCCCGGCCGGTTTCAAGTGGCGCGTAAGATAG
- a CDS encoding MaoC family dehydratase, whose product MGTDEERHGIEVGQRASLTRAISDEDIEAYARLTGDYNPLHVDEAFAVRGRFGRRVAHGLLSAGLISAVLGTRLPGPGAIYLQQTFRFARPVYPGDTITATVEVTAYREDRRIATLTTTCTDQRGEVVLDGEAVVLLDPPGGL is encoded by the coding sequence ATGGGCACCGACGAGGAGCGACATGGAATCGAGGTCGGTCAGCGCGCGTCGCTGACCCGTGCGATTTCTGACGAAGACATCGAAGCCTACGCCAGGCTCACCGGGGACTACAATCCGCTCCACGTCGACGAAGCGTTTGCCGTCCGCGGCCGCTTCGGCCGGCGGGTTGCGCACGGTCTGTTGAGCGCCGGCCTCATCTCCGCGGTCCTCGGAACGCGGCTTCCCGGGCCCGGCGCGATCTATCTTCAGCAGACGTTCCGGTTCGCGCGGCCGGTCTATCCCGGCGACACGATCACGGCGACGGTCGAGGTCACCGCGTACCGCGAGGACCGGCGGATCGCCACGCTCACCACGACATGCACCGATCAGCGCGGCGAGGTCGTCCTCGACGGCGAAGCGGTCGTGCTGCTGGACCCTCCGGGGGGGCTCTGA
- the sigH gene encoding RNA polymerase sporulation sigma factor SigH has protein sequence MVVARKVAAVVPSYQDMGDEQLVDCAKGGDEFAAEYLINKYRNFVRVKAKAYFLIGADREDIIQEGMIGLYKAIRDFRREKLSSFRAFAELCITRQIITAIKTATRQKHIPLNSYISLNKPIYDEDSDRTLLDVISSIKVSDPEELVINQEASQTMRERIRKNLSDLECRVLTAYLEGKSYQEMATELHRHVKSIDNALQRVKRKLERNLEGEED, from the coding sequence GTGGTAGTTGCGCGCAAGGTGGCGGCAGTTGTACCAAGCTACCAGGATATGGGCGATGAACAGCTCGTCGATTGCGCGAAGGGCGGCGATGAATTCGCCGCTGAGTACCTGATCAACAAATACCGCAACTTCGTCCGCGTCAAAGCCAAGGCGTACTTCCTCATCGGAGCCGATCGGGAAGACATCATCCAGGAAGGGATGATCGGGCTCTACAAGGCGATACGGGATTTCCGGCGCGAGAAGCTGTCGTCGTTCCGCGCGTTCGCCGAGCTCTGCATCACCCGCCAGATCATCACCGCGATCAAGACCGCCACCAGACAGAAGCACATTCCGCTTAACTCGTACATCTCGCTCAACAAGCCGATCTACGACGAAGACTCCGACCGGACGCTGCTCGACGTGATCAGCAGCATCAAGGTGTCCGATCCCGAGGAGCTCGTCATCAACCAGGAAGCCTCCCAGACGATGCGGGAGCGCATCCGCAAGAACCTGAGCGACCTCGAGTGCCGCGTGCTGACCGCCTACCTGGAGGGCAAGTCCTACCAGGAGATGGCGACGGAGCTCCACCGCCACGTCAAGTCGATCGACAACGCGCTGCAGCGCGTGAAGCGGAAGCTCGAGCGGAATCTCGAGGGCGAGGAAGACTAG
- the ispD gene encoding 2-C-methyl-D-erythritol 4-phosphate cytidylyltransferase: MNRSFRVAAVVPAAGRGERFGAGGPKALLPLRGRPLVEYALAALSAAPAVEAIIVAAPADAVESVTRAARRAAGSKLAAVVPGGPDRQASVARGLAALPAGPGIVLVHDGARPFVPVSLIDAVAAAAAEDGAATAAVPVEETVKRGAEGWVRETVDRAGLFRVQTPQAFRRALLEDAHREAERAGFRGTDDAALVERLGRPVRLVPGAPHNLKVTVPADMMLAEALLRRDAPAPPAPRVGIGFDAHRLVPGRPLVLGGVTIPFPRGLDGHSDADVVAHAVIDALLGAAGRGDIGALFPPGDPAYRGADSMRLLGSVRALLAEHGWRAAHIDVVVMAEAPRLAPHAEAMRAAMARALDTEPGRISIKATTLEGMGAIGREEGIAAQAVASLEPVPAEAGR; encoded by the coding sequence GTGAACCGCTCGTTCCGGGTTGCCGCGGTGGTCCCGGCGGCCGGCAGAGGCGAGCGATTTGGCGCCGGCGGACCAAAGGCGCTCCTCCCGCTGCGGGGACGTCCGCTTGTCGAATACGCGCTCGCCGCGCTCAGCGCCGCGCCGGCGGTCGAGGCCATCATCGTCGCGGCGCCGGCGGACGCCGTCGAATCGGTCACGCGCGCGGCCCGCCGCGCCGCCGGCTCGAAGCTCGCGGCGGTGGTGCCCGGCGGGCCGGACCGCCAGGCCTCGGTGGCCCGGGGGTTGGCGGCGCTGCCGGCCGGTCCGGGAATCGTGCTCGTACACGACGGCGCCCGTCCGTTCGTTCCGGTCTCGCTGATCGACGCGGTCGCGGCGGCCGCCGCCGAGGACGGCGCGGCCACGGCCGCGGTCCCGGTGGAGGAGACGGTAAAGCGCGGCGCCGAGGGATGGGTCCGGGAGACGGTCGACCGCGCCGGATTGTTCCGCGTGCAGACCCCGCAGGCGTTCCGGCGCGCGCTGCTCGAAGACGCGCACCGCGAGGCCGAGCGCGCCGGGTTCCGCGGAACGGACGACGCCGCGCTCGTCGAACGGCTCGGACGCCCCGTCCGGCTCGTCCCGGGCGCCCCGCATAACCTGAAGGTCACGGTCCCGGCGGACATGATGCTGGCCGAGGCGCTGCTGCGCCGCGACGCGCCGGCGCCGCCTGCGCCCCGTGTCGGCATCGGGTTCGACGCGCATCGGCTGGTGCCCGGCCGGCCGCTCGTGCTCGGCGGCGTGACCATCCCGTTTCCGCGGGGGCTCGACGGCCACTCGGACGCCGATGTGGTCGCCCACGCCGTGATAGACGCGCTGCTCGGCGCGGCGGGCCGGGGCGACATCGGCGCGCTCTTTCCCCCCGGCGATCCCGCCTACCGCGGCGCCGACAGCATGCGGCTGCTCGGCAGCGTGCGCGCCCTGCTCGCGGAGCACGGCTGGCGCGCGGCGCACATCGACGTGGTCGTGATGGCCGAAGCGCCGCGCCTCGCCCCCCACGCGGAGGCGATGCGCGCGGCGATGGCACGGGCCCTCGACACCGAGCCCGGCCGAATCAGCATCAAGGCGACGACCCTCGAGGGGATGGGCGCCATCGGCCGCGAGGAGGGCATCGCCGCCCAGGCCGTTGCGAGCCTGGAGCCTGTGCCGGCGGAGGCCGGGCGGTGA
- a CDS encoding ATP-binding protein, whose product MRGIRTLRRRLGWKLFASYLLVVMVGAVVLWTTVQALAPAALSPHIALMTRLLSGHPDLVATLFNSIFGAMTTALAAATVAAILTALAVSVFVTRRIVTPILAMTRASMRVADGRYGDRVPVPSEDELGELAMHFNRMAETLQHVEARRRDLIADVAHELRTPLASIAGNMEGMLDGVIVPEPETFHRVHRETERLQRLVDDLQALSRAEAGQAPLHLRRVDVRALIDAAAARLRPQFDDKGVTLEVGARDGLPAVPVDPDRIGQVLTNLLGNALQYTPAGGHVRVYVRRDPDGVAIVVSDTGIGIPAEHLPHVFDRFYRVDRSRARSSGGSGIGLTIARHLVEAHGGTIRAESPGPGRGSTFTIVLPQVT is encoded by the coding sequence ATGAGGGGCATTCGGACGCTGCGGCGCCGTCTCGGTTGGAAGCTCTTTGCCTCTTACCTCCTCGTGGTTATGGTCGGTGCCGTCGTGCTGTGGACCACGGTCCAGGCGCTTGCGCCGGCGGCGCTCTCACCACATATCGCACTCATGACGCGCCTGCTGAGTGGGCATCCCGACCTGGTGGCGACGCTCTTCAACAGCATCTTCGGGGCCATGACCACCGCGCTCGCCGCCGCGACGGTTGCTGCGATCCTGACCGCGCTTGCGGTCAGCGTGTTTGTCACCCGGCGCATTGTCACACCGATTCTCGCGATGACGCGGGCCAGCATGCGTGTCGCCGACGGCCGGTACGGCGACCGGGTGCCGGTCCCCTCGGAGGACGAGCTCGGCGAGCTGGCTATGCACTTCAACCGCATGGCCGAGACCCTGCAGCACGTCGAGGCGCGGCGCCGGGACCTGATTGCGGATGTGGCCCATGAGCTCCGGACGCCGCTCGCCAGCATCGCCGGCAACATGGAAGGCATGCTGGACGGTGTAATCGTTCCGGAGCCGGAGACGTTTCACCGTGTCCACCGCGAGACCGAGCGTTTGCAGCGGCTGGTGGACGATCTGCAGGCGCTCTCGCGGGCGGAGGCGGGCCAGGCGCCGCTCCACCTCCGCCGCGTTGATGTCCGGGCGCTCATCGACGCCGCCGCAGCCAGGCTACGCCCGCAGTTCGATGACAAGGGGGTCACACTGGAGGTCGGGGCTCGCGATGGACTACCGGCGGTGCCGGTGGACCCCGACCGCATCGGCCAGGTGCTTACGAATCTCCTTGGCAACGCTCTGCAGTACACGCCAGCGGGCGGGCATGTGCGCGTCTACGTGCGGCGCGATCCCGACGGGGTGGCGATCGTCGTGTCCGATACCGGAATCGGAATCCCCGCCGAACACCTGCCACATGTCTTCGACCGGTTCTACCGGGTAGATCGGTCCCGGGCGCGGTCCAGCGGCGGAAGCGGGATCGGACTCACGATCGCCCGGCACCTCGTCGAGGCGCACGGCGGCACGATCCGGGCGGAGAGCCCCGGGCCGGGCCGCGGGAGCACGTTCACGATTGTCCTCCCGCAGGTGACATAG
- the rlmB gene encoding 23S rRNA (guanosine(2251)-2'-O)-methyltransferase RlmB, protein MARKIGSPRANPWSGSRPDDAPETALVGRHAVLEALRAGQPVSRVLVSRTARGAGPLRDIVETARRRGVPVQPVDARRLDGLAQGLPHQGVAALTAVQALVGLDDVLEVARGRGEPPFLIVLDGVEDPHNLGAVIRTAEAAGAHGVVIPRRRAAGLTPAVARAAAGATAHLAVAGVGNLVAALEELKQAGVWVIGADPEAAEPYDAGALEPPVALVVGAEGRGLHRLVRERCDRLVRIPLRGQVRSLNVSVAAALLLYEVARCAGRVSAGGDTTTAR, encoded by the coding sequence GTGGCGCGTAAGATAGGCAGCCCCCGCGCGAATCCGTGGAGTGGTTCTCGTCCCGACGACGCGCCCGAAACCGCGCTCGTCGGCCGGCACGCGGTTCTCGAGGCGCTGCGCGCGGGGCAGCCGGTCTCGCGCGTGCTCGTCTCGCGCACCGCGCGCGGGGCGGGGCCGCTGCGGGACATCGTCGAGACCGCCCGCCGCCGCGGCGTGCCGGTTCAGCCGGTCGACGCCAGGCGCCTCGACGGCCTCGCGCAGGGCCTGCCCCATCAGGGGGTGGCGGCGCTCACCGCCGTCCAAGCGCTCGTCGGCCTCGATGACGTGCTCGAGGTCGCGCGGGGGCGCGGCGAGCCGCCGTTTCTCATCGTCCTCGACGGTGTGGAGGATCCGCACAACCTCGGCGCGGTGATCCGCACCGCGGAGGCCGCGGGCGCGCACGGCGTGGTTATTCCCCGCCGCCGGGCCGCCGGGCTCACCCCGGCCGTGGCGCGCGCCGCCGCGGGCGCGACGGCGCATCTCGCGGTCGCGGGCGTCGGCAATCTCGTCGCCGCCCTCGAGGAACTGAAGCAGGCGGGGGTGTGGGTGATCGGCGCCGATCCCGAGGCCGCGGAGCCGTACGACGCCGGCGCGCTCGAGCCGCCGGTGGCGCTCGTGGTCGGCGCGGAAGGACGCGGGCTGCACCGTCTCGTGCGGGAGCGATGCGACCGTCTCGTGCGGATTCCGCTGCGCGGACAGGTGCGGTCCCTCAACGTCTCGGTCGCCGCGGCGCTCCTGCTGTACGAGGTGGCGAGGTGCGCCGGCCGCGTCTCGGCCGGAGGCGACACAACCACCGCGCGATGA
- the moaA gene encoding GTP 3',8-cyclase MoaA — MKDQYGREIRDLRISLTDRCNLRCVYCMPEMMQFKPTDELLNDDEILLVLRAAADLGVRKVRLTGGEPTVRHGLVELVRRIAAIDGIHDVAMTTNGVMLGRLAQPLAEAGLKRVNVSLDTLDPEQFHRITRWGRLDDVLGGLDAAERAGLSPVKVNAVVVRGFNDGAAPDLARLTLERGWDVRFIEMMPFGTVAGFQTSAYVPTAETMARIEAALGPLRPIDTSGYDPARTYRLDGARGTLGFISSVSQPFCAQCGRLRLTAEGRLRLCLLRDDEVDLRTPIRAGASFEEVRERFAAAAFRKPWGHGLARNVIPKQRIMSQIGG, encoded by the coding sequence ATGAAGGATCAGTACGGACGAGAGATCCGGGACCTCCGCATCTCGCTCACCGACCGGTGCAACCTCCGGTGCGTCTACTGCATGCCCGAAATGATGCAGTTCAAGCCCACGGATGAGCTGCTGAACGACGATGAGATCCTGCTGGTGCTGCGCGCGGCCGCCGATCTCGGCGTGCGCAAGGTGCGGTTGACCGGCGGCGAGCCGACGGTTCGTCACGGCCTCGTGGAGCTCGTCCGGCGGATCGCGGCGATCGACGGGATTCACGACGTCGCGATGACCACGAACGGCGTCATGCTCGGCCGGCTGGCGCAGCCGCTCGCGGAGGCCGGCCTCAAGCGCGTCAACGTCAGCCTCGATACGCTCGACCCCGAGCAGTTCCACCGGATCACCCGGTGGGGCCGCCTGGACGACGTGCTCGGCGGCCTCGACGCGGCCGAGCGCGCGGGTCTCTCGCCGGTCAAAGTGAACGCGGTCGTCGTCCGCGGCTTCAACGACGGCGCCGCGCCCGACCTGGCGCGGCTCACGCTCGAACGCGGGTGGGACGTCCGGTTCATCGAGATGATGCCGTTCGGCACCGTCGCGGGGTTCCAGACCAGCGCGTACGTGCCGACCGCGGAGACGATGGCGCGGATCGAAGCGGCGCTGGGCCCGCTGCGGCCGATCGACACGAGCGGCTACGATCCGGCGCGGACCTACCGGCTCGACGGCGCGCGCGGCACGCTCGGCTTCATCAGCTCGGTCAGCCAGCCGTTCTGCGCGCAGTGCGGGCGCCTCAGGCTCACGGCCGAGGGCCGGCTGCGCCTGTGCCTGCTGCGCGACGACGAGGTGGATCTGCGGACGCCGATCCGGGCGGGGGCGTCCTTTGAAGAGGTCCGCGAGCGCTTTGCCGCGGCGGCCTTCCGGAAGCCCTGGGGCCACGGCCTCGCGCGCAACGTCATCCCCAAGCAGCGGATCATGTCGCAGATCGGCGGCTGA